The DNA window AAAAGTGTGCATCTCATGACACCACCTCTCGATGAACGCACTGACCATAGGCTCATCCAACCAGAACAAATGATTGTTTAGCCTTGCCAAGTGGTACAAACCATTCCTCTCCAAATAAGGTATAATCTGTTCATGCATAAGCATATTCTGTTGCCGCCAAACACTGTAGATGCACCTACTCAACTGCACCATACAATAAACATAACCACAACGCAGTTAAATTCTACTTGCAACAGGAGAAAACCTTAACTAATTacaacaaataattaaataattacataattaaacaattaaataattattcagttaagaaaattaaatcagtaaataaaattaataaataattaaaaataactctAAACATATTAAcactaaataattaaaaattattatacttCATACATGCATAGTCACTAAATAACATCCACAACCTCTCTAATTACGATAGCACAACAATGTCTAACATTGTATCTGCATTCAATCTAACACCTTAAACTATAAATCTTATGCTATTGTCCATGTCTTATACGCTACAACATACTACACTTTATATTCCAAAATCTAATATTCAACTGTAAaggttaaaatataaattctaaCTCCTATTCCCTACATATTAGATTCTATTTTACAAATTCTAAtactcaaaaaaataaaaacaagctAACCTCGTCGACAATAGCACCAACAATATGAGTAACGTCGTTTAGTTGATACAAGCTCTGTTCATCTGCCCTGATGTCCAATTGAAAGTCAACGCTGAGAAAACTCGAATTCGCTCCCAAAGTTCTCCTTTCtctttctagaattttctctctctaacatTATTCAAACTCCATGCCAAACGAAGAATCCGCAGCTGGCTTTCGCGGTTTTATAGTCACTTTCAACGTAAACCGCGGCTACCTCCAGCGGTTTACGTACACACACCATAGCACATAAATCGCTACTGTCTGTAGCGATTTTTGATCACGCCCACTTGTACAGAAACTGCTGCTGTTTATAGTAGTTTCTGCTTATCCACTATTCTACGTAAATCGCGGCTACCAGTAGCGGTTTATGTACTCCTCTAAACAGTTACTGCTAGTAACAGTTTCTATAAATTTGTGAAAAATTACATTTACGTTTTGCTGTTTGAAAATTTGTATGAGTAAAATTGAACTATAAACATTTTATTTAAGTGAAttgtccttattattattattgttattattatgaaCAAGGGTGATTAGTTAACTggttatacaaaaaattatataaaaataaaaaataattattaaattagtcattatatatttatatatacaattatttatatttattatatatattttctagCCTGgcaattaactaaaaatataatcaaactTTTCACTCAAAGGACcaagacaacaacaaattttGCAGCAAACTAATCAAGTAATCTTTTACACAgcaaaatagttaattttttttgtattttattacattgttttataaaaaaaattgattataattATGAATATGATGTCATTTGGTATTTCGAGAGTGGTAGCTAACTAGCTAATTGACTGGTAATTTTTGCTGTACATgcaaaaaattgattataaaaatgtaattttgGAGTACTAGCTAGCTCCCATTTAATCTAGTTGCATTTTATTTGCATAGtcataattgaaaataaatgagtttttttttaaagcGCATTTTATTCTATTAGGTAgaataaataagttattgaataacgtgacaaaaaattattataaaaaataaaaaatatcatgatcATAGAACTATGATTATGCTGGATTAGTTTATAGTAAAAATCGTGACTTAGAATAAGAAATAGTGACCATTAATCTATAATTATGGTCACgaatttaaaatatgaacataaaccaaaaatattatcgcgtgaaatattaaaaaaattctcatTCTCTTCATATATATATNNNNNNNNNNNNNNNNNNNNNNNNNNNNNNNNNNNNNNNNNNNNNNNNNNNNNNNNNNNNNNNNNNNNNNNNNNNNNNNNNNNNNNNNNNNNNNNNNNNNNNNNNNNNNNNNNNNNNNNNNNNNNNNNNNNNNNNNNNNNNNNNNNNNNNNNNNNNNNNNNNNNNNNNNNNNNNNNNNNNNNNNNNNNNNNNNNNNNNNNNNNNNNNNNNNNNNNNNNNNNNNNNNNNNNNNNNNNNNNNNNNNNNNNNNNNNNNNNNNNNNNNNNNNNNNNNNNNNNNNNNNNNNNNNNNNNNNNNNNNNNNNNNNNNNNNNNNNNNNNNNNNNNNNNNNNNNNNNNNNNNNNNNNNNNNNNNNNNNNNNNNNNNNNNNNNNNNNNNNNNNNNNNNNNNNNNNNNNNNNNNNNNNNNNNNNNNNNNNNNNNNNNNNNNNNNNattaattaatctttttatttgttaaatataagtaaataacaacaaatataaaattagttcagatgataattaaataaattaactcAAAACTAAGAATTTTAGATTCAATTCTTAAAAGTAACAATACTATCTTCTATTATCCTTATATAATTTTGCTATCTATGATTATGAAATTTTAACAACACTCGAAAAGTATagataaaattatatgaaacaATCCTAttgaattattaataaaaaacacTAATTTAACAAATGCTAATTCTAATGacatgaaatttttaaaattaatacaaaataattttgtgcAAAAGTTTAATTCTACaataaatttcatttaaaaaaaatccaaaatcctAACCTGTATTTCTCACGGTACTTTGAAAAATTGTCATCATGTAGTAATTTATCACATCTTAATTATACGTTTATTTTGAACTAAATATTATAGCTGATTTTCTTGAAGAAATATAAAGTATACatgtaataaaaaagataaatgaataaaaatagaaaaaaatttaatcctgaAGAAAATACATCATTAATAAAGGAAATTGaacaattagttaaaaaattttgttttaaaattttggtatCAGAACAAATTAatgattttcttttaaaaagggTGTGACCAAATAAATTGATGATTTAATTTCCCTAATGTTATTATGTGTCAACTATAGAACTCATTtgtcaataaattataacttaaatgacataattttttcGTACTTATCTAGAAGTCGCGAATTTGAATCTCACtcctaacttaaaaaaaaaaagctattgAGCTCATTTGACCTATGTTTTATTTCAGATCAAATTGAATATAACAAAGTAGAAGTGAAGAGGTTGGTGATGAAAAGGCTCCAAATGATCAAACAGTCTGAAAACTTAGAACATGCAATTAATTTAATGCCAACTCCAGCTTCTGATAATGTTTACTCAAATTCAAGGTAAGAACTAAGAACATATCATCATCATAGACAATAATGGCAGAATTCTTAATTTTGTATGTATATGGAGATTATGAACCAGAGTGGTGGGTTGAATAGTCACATTTTTCATAATATATAACTTAGATATTGGTAATTCAATCCAGAGAAAATATGATGAAATATTTGCAGAAGATGATATAATTATACATGTGAAATATCATAAAAACGGTTTTTATTGTTAGAATTACCGTCAGATTTTTTCAATTGTAATTTCTGTCGAATTTGGTGTCATACTATTCGACGGAAATTCACGGAATATTCGTACTGTTTCACAATGAcgaaattttaagatttaatgGGTATTTTATGAtggcacaaaaaaaattatattatgtacatagatttaatttaatttagtttataataCACTTTTATTACTTTCAATTAATCtctaattgttttattttttcctctCCTTTTCGTTTTTGATGTTACAGCAGTTCTGATCATCATTGGGTTTactcaaaataaaaatcaaaggcAATGAGCTCTGGAATATGTGCTTAGCTGCAATGCAAATTAAATACACCACCAAATTAGTACTAAGAGTTTGGCAatttacttaaatttttattataatgttTGCTAGCTAACACCTTAAAGTTTGGAAACATTTCAAGCATTATGACcttgtttttggtttttttatttttacttttttggtTTTAAAGAATAAGTAGCTCTGTTTCATTTTTAGTAAAATAGACTATTTGCATTCTGtggtattaaaatttagattatttaacATATCTTTTTTGGTACACCATTGGTAATGAGGTTCAGGTCCCTAGCTAAAATAATATAGGAAGAGTTTCTAGCTTATCTGGAACATCGGTGTTCCAGTTGTTTTAACCGTTgatctgaattataaaaaatatatataatatatattaattaaaatcaacgatTAAAACAACTGAAACACTTAAAATTTTTCCAACAATATGTACACTCTAAAATCCCAACATTGCTTAGTTATAAATTTCATTTTGCAGTGCACTTGATCAATGTCAAATAGGTCAAGGCATTATGAAAGTATTTgacttgttttaatttttttaacaaataaaataaaaatgttttttattgGAAATATGACTTTTCACGtatttgaagaaattttataaaatagtcaatattctttttttaaaaaatagttttagttattttaaaaatattaaatagagCAGCTTTTGATAGGCTAAAatctgttttcaaattttttttttcaattatatatatacaaatcttAACTCATGAAATCActacttttttcaaaaaaaaataaaaataaaaagaagactCACCTCATGCTACATGGCTTTATGGAGTACAAAATCTTTATTCtacatttaatttgattaaaattttcattcatCTTTTTTCATTGTATGTTCTCActtttcttcaattattttgtGGTATATTGTTATAATCGGTTAATGTGGAGATAAAAATCACAATTTGTTTAATGGTGAAGAGTTGTTTTTGAATGAAGCTAAGAGTAATGATTATCCTTTTTacaatagaaataaataaataaataaatatataacatacaATGCACACTTCtctaaacaaatttaattaaaatatttatttttcatctaaatttattatttaccaAAGAAattctcattaaaaattaaatattttcatgTCTTTACCATGCATATCAATTGTCAATGCAAGTGTGTATGTTGCAAAGTGTATGTTAATGACGTATCAAAATCAATGTACTAAGCATTTTCATAGGAGATTTATTTGTAGACAATGTTCTTAAACATGTATATTAGTACCTCCAAGGTTTGTTTGGTTGTGGGataaatttcattttataaaaaaaaaaaaagaagaaaaactcaTTGAGGTAAAATTTATCTTCCCTTTTATCGCTAAAGCAAACACATCTAAAAAGCTAAATATAATAGTGCATGTAATacattgtttgaaaaaaaaagttttatttaaggaattaaattttgtatgtttttcatATGATATATATGTATCTATTCTGCAGGGTTTGCTGCCTATTTTACAGGAAATGATGTTAAATATATACCACAAAAATTGTGTTACacatttgaaataattttatagaaaggtttaaagacaaataattgaaaaatatggtCTAAGCATGTGCAAGAAGTAGCACAGATACTAAATTCCAGCAACATATACAACAGCTGAAGAGAATGAATAAAGGTGCATGGGCCTATCTTGCAAAATTTCAACTATCTTGTTGGACCAAAGTCTATCCATTTCAGTTATTGGCCCAAACTTGACAATGTGACAAACAATATGACTGAAGTCTGGAACGCCAAAATAAACCACTACATGAGAAAGCCCATTCTTACCATATTGAAAGAGATTCGTTGCTACTTGATAAGGAAAATGGTCAAGTACAAGAAAGTTCTAAACACCTACACTGGATTATTGGCACTAGTTcaacaaagaaaaatggaagataTTATGAAGGATATTAAGTTCTAGACAGCTCAATAAACTGGTGACAACGATCGTAATGTCTTCGAAGTCCAGAGACACTCAAAGAAAATTGGTGTGCATCTTGGAAGGCACACTTGTAGTTGCAACTTGTGGCAACTAACAGGTAATAATTTGatgtattgttatttttttgtgagtTATGATTTTAACATGTAAtaatttgttttgttgtttaacATGTACTTGCTGATCTTATGTTACTGCCTGATAATCTTGAGTAGGAATTTCATGTGTTCATGCGTTGACAGCTATACGGAAGAGGTGTGATAGGCCAGAACCTTATGTGCACCCTTGGCTCAAAATGGATGCATTTAGAGTCACGTATGAACATGTAATCAGACCAGTCAACTCAGAGGAGTATTGGAAAAAGACTGATCTCTTGGCTCCAAAGCCACCTACCATTAAGAGACCACCTGGGCACCCaaccaagaaaaagagaaaacctGATCATATCGAGGATTCACTGGATGCAACAAAGGGAAGAAGGACATTCATGGTCACTTGCCAAAAATATTGTCAGAGTGGTCACAATGCAAAGACATACAAAGGACCACCAAGGCCTAAACCACCCCCAAAAGTTAAGAGTTAAGAGAAATAGACAGCCAACAACTAAGAAAAATACTTCATCTGCTCCACCATCACAAGATGAAGTTCAATTCTCCCAAACAACACCTCAACCACTGCCACAGGTAAAATAttagttgaatttgttgttgtgaTCATATTGTT is part of the Arachis duranensis cultivar V14167 chromosome 1, aradu.V14167.gnm2.J7QH, whole genome shotgun sequence genome and encodes:
- the LOC107474478 gene encoding uncharacterized protein LOC107474478 codes for the protein MSSKSRDTQRKLVCILEGTLVVATCGISCVHALTAIRKRCDRPEPYVHPWLKMDAFRVTYEHVIRPVNSEEYWKKTDLLAPKPPTIKRPPGHPTKKKRKPDHIEDSLDATKGRRTFMVTCQKYCQSGHNAKTYKGPPRPKPPPKVKS